In one Gracilinanus agilis isolate LMUSP501 chromosome 6, AgileGrace, whole genome shotgun sequence genomic region, the following are encoded:
- the C6H11orf68 gene encoding UPF0696 protein C11orf68 homolog has translation MPEELLEEEIPVGNQEDGFTAEHLAAEAMAADMDPWLVFDARCTPPCELDPWLATYPPSQVSRYGGPSDPNPKPVGWIAVYGPDFSPGAGDVQGLQGAWEALQASGRPITPAVLRELALTHQVLTGKWLMHLSPGFKLDHAWAGIARAVVEGKLQVAKVSPRAQEKERQVICVYTDDFTDQEGVLKADSAIRAAGVKCPLTYKPDVYTYLGIYRANRWHLCPTLYESSYHLESDPHCSRVLDRLNNTALT, from the exons ATGCCCGAGG AGCTGCTGGAGGAAGAGATCCCCGTGGGGAACCAGGAGGATGGCTTCACGGCGGAGCACCTGGCGGCAGAGGCCATGGCAGCAGATATGGACCCCTGGCTGGTCTTCGATGCCCGCTGCACCCCACCCTGCGAGCTGGACCCCTGGCTGGCCACCTACCCTCCTTCCCAAGTCTCCCGCTACGGAGGCCCCAGTGACCCCAATCCCAAGCCTGTGGGCTGGATCGCCGTCTACGGGCCCGATTTTTCCCCCGGAGCTGGGGATGTCCAGGGACTCCAGGGGGCTTGGGAAGCCCTGCAGGCCAGCGGGCGGCCCATCACGCCTGCCGTCCTGCGGGAGCTAGCCCTCACCCACCAGGTCCTGACCGGCAAATGGCTGATGCATCTGAGCCCCGGCTTCAAGCTGGACCACGCGTGGGCCGGCATCGCCCGAGCGGTGGTGGAGGGGAAGCTGCAGGTGGCCAAAGTGAGCCCCCGGGCCCAGGAAAAGGAGCGGCAGGTCATCTGCGTCTACACCGATGACTTCACAGACCAGGAGGGAGTGCTGAAGGCTGACTCGGCCATCCGGGCCGCGGGGGTCAAGTGCCCGCTCACCTACAAGCCGGACGTCTACACCTACCTAGGAATCTACCGGGCCAACCGCTGGCACCTGTGCCCCACCCTCTACGAGAGCAGCTACCACCTCGAGAGCGACCCCCATTGCTCCCGGGTCCTGGACCGGCTCAACAACACGGCACTGACTTAG